A genomic segment from Flavobacterium sp. 9R encodes:
- a CDS encoding ribonucleotide-diphosphate reductase subunit beta produces the protein MSQLEPILQENKNRFVIFPIKHHDIWEWYKKMEASFWTAEEIDLSQDLNDWNNRLNEDEKYFIKHILAFFAASDGIVNENLAENFVNEVQYAEAKFFYGFQIMMENIHSETYSLLIDTYVKDESEKNELFTAIEVFPAIKKKADWALKWIESDSFAERLIAFAAVEGIFFSGSFCSIFWLKKRGLMPGLTFSNELISRDEGVHCDFAVHLHNHHLINKVPKERIREILVDALNIEREFITESLPVSLIGMNAGLMTQYLEFVTDRLLVELGCEREYNTTNPFDFMDMISLQGKTNFFEKKVAEYQKAGVMNTDSDAQKISFDADF, from the coding sequence ATGTCACAATTAGAACCAATTTTACAAGAAAATAAAAATCGTTTCGTGATTTTTCCTATCAAGCATCATGATATTTGGGAATGGTATAAGAAAATGGAAGCTAGTTTTTGGACTGCGGAAGAAATTGACTTATCACAAGACCTTAATGATTGGAACAACAGGCTAAATGAGGATGAAAAATACTTTATCAAACACATTTTAGCTTTTTTTGCTGCTTCTGATGGAATTGTAAATGAAAATCTAGCTGAAAACTTTGTAAACGAAGTACAATATGCAGAAGCTAAATTTTTCTATGGTTTTCAAATTATGATGGAGAACATTCATAGCGAAACCTATTCTTTATTGATTGATACTTATGTAAAAGATGAATCTGAGAAAAACGAATTATTTACCGCTATCGAAGTATTCCCTGCCATCAAGAAAAAAGCTGATTGGGCGTTAAAATGGATTGAATCTGATTCATTTGCAGAGCGATTAATTGCTTTTGCCGCTGTTGAAGGGATTTTCTTTTCAGGAAGTTTTTGTTCTATTTTTTGGTTAAAAAAACGTGGCTTAATGCCAGGATTGACTTTTTCTAACGAGTTGATTTCTCGTGATGAAGGAGTTCACTGTGATTTCGCGGTGCATTTACATAATCACCATTTGATTAATAAAGTACCTAAAGAGCGAATAAGAGAAATTTTAGTTGACGCATTAAATATTGAAAGAGAGTTTATCACTGAATCACTTCCAGTAAGTTTGATTGGAATGAATGCAGGATTAATGACACAATATTTAGAATTCGTAACCGACCGTTTGTTGGTTGAGTTAGGTTGCGAAAGAGAATACAATACCACAAATCCTTTTGATTTCATGGACATGATTTCATTACAAGGAAAAACCAATTTCTTTGAGAAAAAAGTAGCAGAATATCAGAAAGCGGGCGTAATGAACACAGATAGTGACGCGCAGAAGATTTCATTCGACGCTGATTTTTAA
- a CDS encoding DUF3109 family protein, producing MFQLGKTIVSEDILEKEFVCNLSACKGACCVDGDAGAPLSLEETKILETIYPKVKPFLRKQGIQAIEAQGTWIKGTDGDLETPLIDNKDCAYVIFDGATALCGIEQAYNQGIVDWKKPVSCHLYPIRVKDFSDFAAVNYDKWDICDDACSLGKELEVPVYKFVKEALIRRFGEDWYMELEKVANDLKK from the coding sequence ATGTTTCAATTAGGAAAAACCATCGTATCCGAAGATATACTCGAAAAAGAATTTGTATGTAATTTATCTGCTTGCAAAGGCGCTTGTTGTGTTGACGGTGATGCTGGTGCACCTTTGAGTCTTGAGGAAACTAAAATACTTGAAACCATCTATCCTAAAGTAAAACCTTTTTTACGCAAACAAGGAATCCAAGCAATAGAAGCCCAAGGCACCTGGATAAAAGGAACGGATGGCGATTTAGAAACACCATTAATCGACAATAAAGATTGTGCTTATGTTATTTTTGATGGAGCTACAGCACTTTGCGGTATCGAACAAGCCTACAACCAGGGAATAGTTGACTGGAAAAAACCAGTTTCTTGCCATTTGTACCCTATAAGAGTGAAAGATTTTAGTGATTTCGCTGCCGTCAATTACGACAAATGGGATATTTGTGACGATGCCTGTTCACTTGGAAAAGAATTAGAAGTTCCGGTGTATAAATTTGTCAAAGAAGCACTCATTAGAAGGTTTGGAGAAGACTGGTATATGGAGCTCGAAAAAGTAGCAAATGATTTAAAAAAATAA
- a CDS encoding MarC family protein, with translation MLEFNLREVATVGMVLFAVIDIVGSIPIIINLRAKHGHIESEKASLVAGLIMIVFLFIGKEFLSLIGIDVHSFAVAGSFVLFFLALEMILGIHLYRDEEANSASIVPIAFPLIAGAGTMTTLLSLRSQFHTINILIGIILNIILVYIVLKSSGKIEKMLGKNGLGVVRKTFGVVLLAIAVKLFAANVKGLFA, from the coding sequence ATGTTAGAATTCAACTTAAGAGAGGTAGCAACTGTAGGAATGGTACTATTTGCGGTTATTGATATTGTGGGTTCGATTCCAATTATCATTAATCTTAGAGCCAAACACGGACATATTGAGTCTGAAAAAGCTTCGCTTGTTGCTGGCTTAATAATGATTGTTTTTCTTTTTATTGGTAAAGAATTTTTGAGCCTAATTGGAATAGATGTTCACTCATTTGCTGTTGCGGGTTCATTTGTATTATTCTTTTTGGCATTAGAAATGATTCTTGGCATACATCTTTATAGAGATGAAGAAGCAAATTCTGCTTCTATTGTCCCGATTGCTTTTCCTTTAATTGCTGGTGCGGGAACGATGACGACACTGTTATCTCTTCGTTCTCAATTTCATACTATCAACATTTTGATTGGAATTATTTTAAACATTATTTTGGTTTATATTGTTTTGAAATCTTCAGGTAAAATCGAAAAAATGTTGGGAAAAAACGGACTTGGCGTAGTGCGAAAAACTTTTGGAGTAGTGCTTTTAGCTATTGCTGTTAAATTATTTGCTGCTAATGTTAAAGGTTTGTTTGCCTAA
- a CDS encoding FAD-dependent oxidoreductase, with protein MFDVLIIGGGVSGMSCALVLGSAQNKPFVSTKKIGIFTHQKSSSLQEALFNNAYGIPPGTLGSELLKQSNLHLVTVYPHITQIPEEKVLKIEGDYPEFKVITNKNSYTTRNLIVGIGSSNTFAIEGLMHYVEPHKKALPEKQRIQLRNTDHKVAEGIYVIGTLAGWRSQLAIAAGSGAAVATDILTLWNDNIPTHAHDSIR; from the coding sequence ATGTTTGATGTTCTAATTATTGGAGGTGGTGTTTCTGGAATGTCTTGTGCTTTAGTATTGGGTTCAGCTCAAAATAAACCTTTTGTGTCAACTAAGAAAATTGGCATTTTCACTCATCAAAAATCCTCTTCTTTACAAGAAGCCTTATTTAATAATGCTTATGGAATTCCACCTGGAACTTTAGGCAGTGAATTATTAAAGCAAAGTAACTTACATTTAGTAACTGTTTATCCGCACATTACTCAGATTCCTGAAGAAAAAGTATTGAAAATTGAGGGCGACTACCCTGAATTTAAAGTAATCACTAATAAAAATTCTTATACAACCCGAAACCTTATTGTTGGTATTGGGTCCTCAAACACGTTTGCTATTGAAGGTTTGATGCACTATGTCGAGCCTCATAAAAAAGCATTGCCCGAAAAGCAACGCATACAATTGCGAAACACAGACCACAAAGTAGCGGAAGGGATTTATGTTATAGGTACACTAGCGGGTTGGAGAAGTCAATTGGCAATCGCTGCAGGAAGTGGTGCAGCAGTAGCAACTGATATTTTGACTTTGTGGAATGATAATATACCAACACACGCACACGATAGCATTCGTTAG
- a CDS encoding heavy-metal-associated domain-containing protein: protein MNITKTITAIAIIGLAVVSCKHEEKSTEVATKETKTEVVKKPIAAANVQTASFEITGMTCAVGCTKTIEKKLAESEGVEKATVDFDKKLATVSFDKTVQNPTSLTQVIEGVADGKTYKVVNTKS, encoded by the coding sequence ATGAATATTACAAAAACAATAACAGCTATAGCCATTATCGGCCTAGCAGTGGTAAGCTGTAAACACGAGGAAAAATCTACTGAAGTAGCAACAAAAGAAACAAAAACTGAAGTAGTAAAAAAACCAATTGCAGCAGCAAATGTACAAACCGCAAGTTTCGAAATCACAGGAATGACTTGTGCTGTTGGATGCACAAAAACTATCGAGAAAAAATTAGCAGAATCTGAAGGGGTAGAAAAAGCTACTGTTGATTTTGACAAAAAGTTAGCTACTGTATCTTTTGACAAAACGGTTCAAAACCCAACGTCCCTAACTCAAGTAATTGAAGGCGTTGCCGATGGGAAAACCTATAAAGTGGTAAATACTAAGTCATAG
- a CDS encoding DMT family transporter: MISKQIKWGYLLLLSLIWGSSFILIKKGLVGLTAFQLGSLRIIFAALFLLVIGFRSLVKIPHHQWKYIALTSLFGTFIPAYLFAIAQTQIDSSISSILNSLTPLNTLLIGALFFSLDFRRNQIFGVLIGLVGSALLIWNGAVHHPNQNYYYAFLVLIASICYATNVNLIKKYLSDLPPLSITTGNFLVLLFPALAVLYSTDFFAITYGAEVQESVLYILILGVLGTGIANIIFFKLIQISSPVFATSVTYLIPVVAFFWGMLDQELLTPVQLFGAFIVLVGVYLSARK, encoded by the coding sequence ATGATATCAAAACAAATCAAATGGGGCTATTTGCTGCTTTTATCTCTTATATGGGGGAGTTCTTTCATATTAATCAAAAAAGGATTGGTAGGCTTAACGGCTTTTCAGTTGGGGTCGTTGCGTATTATTTTTGCTGCACTTTTTTTGTTGGTGATTGGTTTTAGAAGTTTAGTGAAAATTCCGCATCATCAATGGAAATACATTGCTTTGACTTCTTTGTTTGGAACGTTTATTCCTGCGTATTTGTTTGCTATTGCGCAAACGCAAATAGATAGTTCCATAAGTTCTATTCTCAATTCCTTAACGCCTTTGAATACTTTGTTGATTGGAGCACTTTTCTTCAGTTTGGATTTTAGACGCAATCAAATTTTTGGAGTATTGATTGGTTTAGTGGGTAGCGCTTTGTTGATTTGGAATGGCGCGGTACATCATCCCAATCAAAATTATTATTATGCTTTTTTGGTTTTGATTGCTTCGATTTGCTATGCTACAAATGTCAATTTGATAAAAAAGTATTTATCGGATTTGCCTCCGTTGAGTATTACAACGGGTAATTTTTTGGTTTTGCTTTTTCCAGCTTTAGCGGTGTTATACAGTACTGATTTTTTCGCTATTACTTATGGGGCGGAAGTTCAAGAATCGGTGTTGTATATTTTGATTTTGGGAGTGTTGGGGACGGGTATTGCCAATATCATTTTCTTTAAACTCATTCAGATTTCGTCGCCTGTTTTTGCGACTTCGGTTACGTATTTGATTCCAGTGGTAGCTTTCTTTTGGGGAATGTTAGACCAAGAGTTATTAACGCCTGTGCAGCTTTTTGGAGCTTTTATTGTTTTGGTTGGGGTATATTTATCGGCCAGAAAATAA
- a CDS encoding insulinase family protein, with amino-acid sequence MKNISILLTLFLVTGIMQAQNRPQPKPGASPMVQIKKPQSFVLKNGLKVMVVENHKLPRVSFNLTLDNPPFAEGNKKGVDDLTSSLVGNGSQKTPKDVFNEEIDFLGANINFSSQGASASALSKYSGRVLELLAEGSLFPLFTQEEFDKDKAKMIEGLKANEKSVAAISSRVVDVLAFGKNHPSGEYVSEETLKNVTLADVQSNYATRFVPENAYLVIIGDVKFKETKAAVEKLFGAWEKKTITKENYTANPNVGQLQINIVDVPNAVQSEISLVNTLNLKMNDPDFFPAVIANQILGGDFNSYLNMNLREKHAWTYGARSEIGSGKYVTKFVANSAVRNAVTDSAVVEFIKEIKKIRTEKVDAEVLKNVKAGYIGRFVMQVQKPQAVARYALNIETEQLPADFYEKYIQTINAVTPDDIQRVANKYFLLDNTRIVIVGKASEITPGLEKLKLPLFFFDKYGNPVEKPVTKKEIPAGVTAKSVLENYIKAIGGDKAVANVKTIAMTGSTTIPQAPSPLSFTSKIDSKGKMMVELAMGAMSLMKQVVNEKGAYAIQQGQRRDFTGKDLDAMKASATTFEEVTLLKKADITLSGIETINGKDAYGIKDGKTTYFYDTTTGLKVAESKVLEQGGQSMTQTTNYGDYREVKGVKVPFNIIQNVGFELDIKMSDVKINEGVTDADFQ; translated from the coding sequence ATGAAAAATATAAGCATCCTCTTAACCCTATTCTTAGTAACAGGAATTATGCAAGCGCAAAACAGACCACAACCCAAACCAGGAGCTTCTCCGATGGTTCAAATCAAGAAGCCACAAAGCTTTGTCCTAAAAAATGGACTAAAAGTGATGGTCGTAGAAAACCACAAACTTCCTCGCGTTTCTTTTAATCTAACTTTAGACAACCCTCCTTTTGCCGAAGGAAATAAAAAAGGAGTAGATGATTTAACTAGTAGCCTAGTAGGTAACGGAAGTCAAAAAACTCCAAAAGATGTATTCAATGAAGAAATTGATTTCTTAGGAGCTAATATCAACTTCTCTTCTCAAGGCGCTTCCGCAAGTGCACTATCTAAATATTCTGGACGTGTTTTAGAATTGTTAGCCGAAGGTTCTTTGTTTCCGCTTTTCACACAAGAAGAATTCGACAAAGACAAAGCGAAAATGATTGAAGGATTAAAAGCCAATGAGAAAAGTGTAGCCGCAATTTCTAGCCGAGTTGTTGATGTACTTGCTTTTGGCAAAAATCATCCTTCTGGTGAATACGTTTCTGAAGAGACTTTAAAAAACGTAACACTTGCTGATGTTCAAAGCAACTACGCTACTCGTTTTGTACCAGAAAACGCTTATTTGGTAATCATTGGAGACGTAAAATTCAAAGAAACCAAAGCTGCTGTTGAAAAACTATTTGGTGCTTGGGAGAAAAAAACCATTACCAAAGAAAACTATACCGCTAATCCAAACGTAGGTCAATTACAAATCAACATAGTAGATGTACCAAATGCTGTACAATCCGAAATTTCGTTGGTCAACACCTTGAATCTAAAAATGAATGACCCAGATTTTTTCCCAGCAGTGATTGCTAATCAAATTTTGGGTGGTGATTTCAATTCGTATTTGAATATGAATTTGAGAGAAAAACACGCTTGGACTTACGGCGCACGTTCTGAAATTGGTAGCGGAAAATATGTAACCAAATTTGTAGCTAATTCTGCTGTTCGAAATGCCGTTACTGATAGTGCTGTGGTTGAATTCATCAAAGAAATCAAAAAAATCAGAACCGAGAAAGTGGATGCCGAAGTCTTGAAAAACGTAAAAGCAGGATACATTGGTCGTTTTGTAATGCAAGTTCAAAAACCACAAGCCGTGGCACGCTACGCTTTAAATATCGAGACAGAACAATTGCCTGCCGATTTTTACGAAAAATACATTCAAACCATCAATGCTGTAACACCTGATGATATTCAACGCGTAGCTAATAAATACTTCTTATTAGACAACACCAGAATCGTAATCGTTGGTAAAGCAAGTGAGATAACACCTGGTTTAGAAAAACTAAAATTGCCATTGTTCTTTTTTGACAAATATGGCAATCCAGTAGAAAAACCAGTAACCAAAAAAGAAATTCCAGCTGGAGTTACCGCCAAAAGTGTTTTAGAAAACTACATCAAAGCTATTGGTGGAGACAAAGCTGTGGCCAATGTAAAAACCATCGCTATGACTGGTTCTACAACCATTCCACAAGCACCTTCTCCATTAAGCTTTACTTCAAAAATTGACAGCAAAGGAAAGATGATGGTAGAATTGGCGATGGGAGCTATGAGCTTGATGAAACAAGTAGTAAACGAAAAAGGAGCCTATGCCATTCAACAAGGACAACGCAGAGATTTCACTGGCAAAGACTTAGACGCTATGAAAGCTAGCGCAACAACATTTGAAGAAGTAACTTTACTAAAAAAAGCAGACATTACTCTTTCAGGTATCGAAACCATCAATGGTAAAGATGCTTACGGAATCAAAGACGGCAAAACAACTTATTTCTATGACACCACAACAGGTCTAAAAGTAGCCGAATCTAAAGTTTTAGAACAAGGAGGTCAAAGTATGACGCAAACCACCAATTATGGCGATTATAGAGAAGTAAAAGGCGTAAAAGTTCCTTTCAACATCATCCAAAATGTAGGTTTTGAATTAGACATTAAAATGTCTGATGTAAAAATCAACGAAGGCGTAACCGATGCCGATTTTCAATAA
- a CDS encoding pitrilysin family protein — protein MKKTIMALSSVLMLGGVASAQKVAFEEYDLDNGMHVILHQDPSAPVAITSVMYHVGSKDERPDRTGFAHFFEHLLFEGTENIKRGEWFKIVTANGGVNNANTSDDRTYYYEVFPSNNLELALWMESERLLHPVINKIGVDTQNEVVKEEKRTRMDNQPYGRFQAVVKENLFKKHPYRWATIGSMEHLDAATLEEFQAFNKKFYIPNNAVLVVAGDFKKDQAKKWIAQYFGTIPKGAPIKREQFIEEPITETIKARFEDNNIQIPAIVAAYRTPSMKTRDARVLDLISSYLSDGKSSKLYKKIVDDKKIALQVGAFSNSQEDYGMYILYGLPMGQNSPTDILKEIDEEITKLQTELISEKDYQKLQNKFDNNFVSSNASIEGIAENLASYYLLYGDINLINTEIEMIHSITREEIRDVAKKYLNPNQRLVLDYVPAAEKAK, from the coding sequence ATGAAAAAAACAATAATGGCTTTGAGTAGCGTATTGATGCTTGGAGGCGTTGCCTCGGCTCAAAAAGTAGCGTTTGAAGAGTACGACTTAGACAATGGAATGCATGTCATTTTACACCAAGACCCGTCTGCTCCTGTAGCAATCACTTCAGTAATGTACCACGTAGGTTCTAAAGATGAAAGACCAGACCGTACTGGTTTTGCTCACTTTTTTGAGCATTTGTTATTTGAAGGAACCGAAAACATCAAACGTGGAGAATGGTTCAAGATTGTAACTGCCAACGGAGGTGTAAACAACGCTAATACTTCAGACGATAGAACCTATTATTATGAAGTTTTTCCATCAAACAATTTAGAATTAGCCCTTTGGATGGAATCCGAAAGATTATTGCATCCAGTAATCAACAAAATTGGTGTAGATACACAAAACGAGGTAGTAAAAGAGGAAAAAAGAACCCGAATGGACAACCAACCTTATGGTAGATTTCAAGCGGTAGTAAAAGAAAACCTGTTCAAAAAACACCCTTACCGTTGGGCAACAATCGGTTCTATGGAACATTTAGACGCTGCCACTTTAGAAGAATTTCAAGCGTTCAACAAAAAATTCTATATCCCAAACAATGCTGTTTTGGTAGTAGCTGGCGATTTCAAAAAAGACCAAGCCAAAAAATGGATTGCACAGTATTTTGGAACAATTCCTAAAGGAGCTCCAATTAAAAGAGAACAATTCATCGAAGAACCTATAACCGAAACTATAAAAGCTAGATTTGAAGACAACAACATTCAAATTCCAGCTATTGTTGCGGCTTACAGAACGCCTTCAATGAAAACTAGAGATGCACGCGTTTTAGACCTTATTTCTTCTTATTTAAGCGATGGTAAAAGCTCTAAATTGTACAAGAAAATTGTAGACGACAAAAAAATTGCACTACAAGTAGGTGCTTTTAGCAACAGTCAAGAAGATTACGGAATGTATATTTTGTATGGTTTACCAATGGGACAAAATTCCCCAACAGATATCTTAAAAGAAATTGATGAAGAAATAACAAAATTGCAAACCGAATTAATTTCTGAGAAAGATTATCAAAAACTGCAAAACAAGTTCGACAACAATTTTGTGAGCTCTAATGCTTCTATTGAGGGAATTGCTGAAAATTTGGCTAGCTATTATTTATTGTATGGTGATATCAACCTAATCAATACAGAAATAGAAATGATTCACTCTATCACAAGAGAAGAAATTAGAGACGTTGCCAAAAAGTATTTAAACCCAAATCAACGATTAGTTTTAGATTACGTACCAGCAGCAGAAAAGGCAAAATAA